In Sphaeramia orbicularis chromosome 14, fSphaOr1.1, whole genome shotgun sequence, the following are encoded in one genomic region:
- the LOC115433377 gene encoding uncharacterized protein LOC115433377, translated as MDGERESIEECTESKTSNQPETVTENCTEDSNTLQEPEGDNRANSGARDGEVQPTQWVKAAEDPCVSDAETTLQETLNVQNDADCLPLSPPQTEEKEEEEEEEGVTSHLVSPHPSSSPKQPPEPCWYCLRSLDSEYRPHTPLQQEEADSSSPLPSSGQKVIYQTDPRPHFGVAFSSRSTCRPLWGSEGPCWGQRNQEAPKQTHTCPHCHLGLPADTLRWHEAKCLLFEELRNAKK; from the exons ATGGATGGAGAAAGGGAGTCAATAGAAGAATGCACTGAGAG CAAGACTTCCAACCAGCCAGAAACAGTGACTGAGAACTGTACCGAAGACAGTAACACACTCCAGGAGCCTGAAGGAGATAACAGGGCTAACAGTGGAGCCCGTGACGGAGAGGTACAGCCCACTCAG TGGGTGAAGGCTGCTGAGGATCCATGTGTCAGTGATGCAGAGACCACACTACAGGAGACACTAAACGTACAAAATGATGCCGACTGCCTCCCGCTGTCTCCCCCACAaacagaggaaaaggaggaggaggaggaggaggagggggtgaccTCCCACCTGGTGTCACCCCATCCCTCCAGCTCACCGA AACAGCCACCTGAGCCCTGCTGGTACTGCCTGAGGTCTTTAGACTCGGAGTATCGTCCACACACTCCTCTACAACAG GAAGAAGCAGATTCCTCATCACCACTGCCCTCTAGTGGACAGAAGGTGATCTACCAGACAGACCCAAGGCCTCACTTCGGCGTGGCCTTCTCCTCCCGCTCCACATGCCGCCCTCTGTGGGGCAGTGAGGGGCCCTGCTGGGGGCAAAGAAACCAGGAAGCACCCAAACAAACCCACACCTGCCCTCACTGCCATCTGGGGCTTCCAGCTGACACACTCCGCTGGCATGAG GCAAAGTGTCTACTATTTGAAGAGCTGAGGAATGCAAAGAAATGA